A part of Emys orbicularis isolate rEmyOrb1 chromosome 13, rEmyOrb1.hap1, whole genome shotgun sequence genomic DNA contains:
- the LOC135888214 gene encoding zinc finger protein 391-like, with amino-acid sequence MQENYETVTSLGFHVPPAEHRDWFHSRNVLSDKYSTNAPRTLIWTHFTLCTGFPLPKPELIARLERGEEPWVPDLQACEERRLLRCNRTGAERGSEKQEGNHHKEVPGEVQPQGTFVGRAEGNFFQCLEQAEAWGNWHRRKSDLVKHQAIHTGERSHKCLDCGKSFTWRSSLVNHQAIHTGERPHKCLDCGKSFTWRTGLVKHQEIHTRERPHKCLDCGKSFTRRSNLVKHQVIHRGERPHKCSDCGKSFIKRSHLVKHQAIHTGERPHKCLDCGKSFIQRSHLVKHQAIHRGERPHKCLDCGKSFTWRIGLVEHQAIHTGERPHKCLDCGKSFIRRSKLGKHQAIHTGERPHKCLDCGKGFIQRSDLVNHQAIHTGERPHKCFECGKGFIRRSDLMKHGRSHTRCKPL; translated from the exons atgcaggagaactatgagacagtgacctcgctgg GATTCCACGTTCCTCCAGCAGAGCACAGGGACTGGTTCCACTCACGGAATGTCCTTAGTGACAAATACTCCACCAATGCTCCACGCACCCTGATCTGGACTCATTTCACCCTCTGCACAGGATTCCcccttcccaaacctgagctgatcgcccggctggaacgaggggaagagccgtgggtgccGGATCTCCAGGCCTGCGAGGAAAGAAGGCTTCTGAGATGCAACCGcacag gtgctgagcgagggagtgagaagcaggaggggaatCATCATAAGGAAGTTCCTGGAGAAGTGCAACCACAGGGGACCTTTgtgggaagagctgaagggaattttttccagtgcttggagcaggcagaagcctggggaaattggcacag gCGGaagtcagaccttgttaaacatcaggcaatccacacaggagagagatcccataagtgcttggactgtgggaaaagtttcacttgGAGATCATCCCTTGttaatcatcaggcaatccacacaggagagagaccccataagtgcttggattgtgggaaaagtttcacatggAGAACAggccttgttaaacatcaggaaatccacacaagagagagaccccataagtgcttggactgtgggaaaagtttcacacggaggtcaaaccttgttaaacatcaggtaatccacagaggagagagaccccataagtgctctgactgtgggaaaagtttcataaagaggtcacaccttgttaaacatcaggcaatccacacaggagaaagaccccacaagtgcttggactgtgggaaaagtttcatacagaggtcacaccttgttaaacatcaggcaatccacagaggagagagaccccataagtgcttggactgtgggaaaagtttcacatggAGAATAGGCCTTGTtgaacatcaggcaatccacacaggagaaagaccgcacaagtgcttggactgtgggaaaagtttcatacggaggtcaaaACTTggtaaacatcaggcaatccatacaggagagagaccccacaagtgcttggactgtgggaaaggtttcatacagaggtcagaccttgttaatcatcaggcaatccatacaggagagagaccccataagtgcttcgAGTGTGGGAAAGGTTTCATACGGAGGTCGGACCTCATGAAACATGGAAGAAGCCACACAAGATGTAAACCTCTGTGA